In Aquipuribacter hungaricus, the genomic stretch CGGGGTGCGCACCTGATGGCGCCGACCCGGCTCGGGCCGCTCGCGCTGCTGGCGGCCGTGGCGTTCGCGCTGACCACCGCGGTGCTGCAGGTCCGGCAGGCGGGCGGCAGCGCCACCGCGTCGCCGCCGCTCGTGCCCGTCGTCATGATCGCCGGGCTCGCGGTCGCCGTCCTCGTCGTCGCCTGGCCGGTG encodes the following:
- a CDS encoding DUF3180 family protein, with amino-acid sequence MAPTRLGPLALLAAVAFALTTAVLQVRQAGGSATASPPLVPVVMIAGLAVAVLVVAWPVRRWAQGERTEPLDPLRAARTVALAKAAALAGAVLTGG